CGACGCGTTCGCGGTGATCGCCGACCGGCGCAGCGGCTCGCTCTACACCCCCAACGCCCAGGTCGTGGTCTACCGGCTGGACGGGCAATTCGACCCGAAGGAAGCGATCACGCACGGGTTCGTCGACAGCCAGACCCTGATGGCCTGGCAGACCACCAACGCCTCCCTGAACGACTTCAACGGGTTTCCCTCGGCGAGCATCGAGGGGACCTACCGCGACGCCGACATGACGCTGAATACGTCGCGGCGTCACGTGATCGTGCCGACAGACGACGCGGCCTACCTGGTGTCGCTGACCGTGACCACCGGTGCCGGTCGCGCGATCGGCGCGGCTCCGGCGACCGACGGGATCATCAACGGATTCCGTGTCGAGCGGCCCGGTACCAACCCGCCGCCGCCTGCCCCCAGCGGTCCGGTGCAGTCGGGCACGGTGCGCCACCAGGTGGGCACGGTTCCGCTGCCGCTCGACGCCCCCCACCCTCCGGTGGAGTCAGGCGTCATCCGCCACCAGGTGGGCACCACGGGGTAACTGCCCGGCTCGTATGGTGGACCCATGCTGATCATGGGTGTCTTGTGCCTGGTTGCGGCGATGGTGTCGCTGGTGTTCGGTGTGCGGACGCTGGTGCGCCCGCTCACCGGTGACCCCGAGCAGTTGGTGCTGCGGGCGGTCGCGCCCGCCCAGATTGCCGTCGGCGTGATCCTGGGCGCAGGCGGTGCGCTCGTGCTGGCCGGCCCGTCGTCGATGGCGCTGTTGGCGCTGATCATCTCGATCACCGGGGCGCTCGCGACGCTGGCCGCCGGAGCCTGGCAGGGCGCCCGCTACGCGGCACGCCTGTCGGCTCAGGCCTC
The window above is part of the Mycolicibacter sp. MU0102 genome. Proteins encoded here:
- a CDS encoding LpqN/LpqT family lipoprotein, with product MTNTAHRWRLLFGSAAVMAAGLAGIPVVAAEPLVPAQPNPYGPAAQAAAAPVTGPLAAAPRPGAPAPVILPPAGVPSAPAAVAPPSGLVPATSGTLRDYFAAKKVQLQPQQPAGFNAFNITLPMPAGWSHVPDPNVPDAFAVIADRRSGSLYTPNAQVVVYRLDGQFDPKEAITHGFVDSQTLMAWQTTNASLNDFNGFPSASIEGTYRDADMTLNTSRRHVIVPTDDAAYLVSLTVTTGAGRAIGAAPATDGIINGFRVERPGTNPPPPAPSGPVQSGTVRHQVGTVPLPLDAPHPPVESGVIRHQVGTTG